One Glycine max cultivar Williams 82 chromosome 1, Glycine_max_v4.0, whole genome shotgun sequence genomic window, TAGAACCATCTTATCAAgattttgcttttaaattgaaagtaaattgcaaaatcacaacaaaaaataagataataaaaaaatagagaaaaaagggAATGGATTACAAGAACAATTTAACATATTATGGTGATCGACACGGACGATTTCAATGCTCGAGTTGGATtcaattaatatgaaatatttctttatttttttccatatgAAATGTAGAGTAGAAGGTGAGAAACATTTTAATCaacttattttccaaaatacagTTTGAAGAGAATGAAAATTAAGTCAATTCTGAAGTCCAAgtagaagagaatgaaaaagtaaGAGTTGATTGAGATGTGTAGTAAActtatagaagaaaaagaagggtaAAAGTGATGAAagaataggaaaaaaaactaagagTCAATTAAGGAATCAATTAAAAAGGCAGTTAATTGTATCATAaatttttgttacttttaattgtaatttaaatattaaattttagttactGTTTATTATGTGATTAAAAATACCTATTGATCCTTTACAGTTTTTTTGggaatttttgtatattttttggaTAATGTATATtcctttaataataataataataataataataataataataataataataataataataataataataataattttggtatatcaattacattatataaaaattatttttaacgtaATGGCCAAGCTGtcatttatttgtaaaatatatcaCCCTTTAAGAGNNNNNNNNNNNNNNNNNNNNNNNNNNNNNNNNNNNNNNNNNNNNNNNNNNNNNNNNNNNNNNNNNNNNNNNNNNNNNNNNNNNNNNNNNNNNNNNNNNNNGAAGCATCTTCATATGTATATATAGTATAGATAGACAGATAGTAGAATTTTgaatttgtaagaaaaaaaagatttttgaataataataataataattaaatatatttgtattcgattttaattatttttagtttaactaaattattttttaactgaatttaGGTATAAAAAAAGTTTCATTACGTTACAAATTCGAGTATAATTCATTGAGCTCAAAATGTCCAATTAATATAATACTCAACTGCAACGATCATTATTAtacttgagtaaaaaaaaattattagtagaCTTGAGTAAATTAGTTTAATATGAGCTTAACTATTGCCCATATATGATGAGTTTGGTTGTTTATTGAATTGAACTTGAATAAGACTAAACTTAATTTTGACcataattatgaatttataCATTCAGAAGAGATTTAATCTTGGTCAACACACAGGTAGATTTGAAGATAGTAtgactaaaacaaaacaaaaaaatgatttgcaacaaatggagaaaaaattgtataatttgtgtTAACATTTGCcaaataattgttaataaaaaaactaaatttttattagaagttattaataaaaaactaaattataccAGTTTAGACATATCCTATATATCTATCATTCAAGACAAGAAGAAAGTTGGTACAAAAAATTTCTCATAAAAAAGTTAAGACAAGTTCCTAAATACATTGAACACTTAATACAATCCTTATACAAATAACCCAAACCTACCAACATGATATACCTCAAATCGAACTCAAGTAGTCAAGTTCATGGTGAAGTGAATGAACTCTTCGATCATAAAGTAGATCAGGAATGCTATTGCATCCTATATATATGTTACTTATGCTTTGGAAACTTTGCTTCTTTTATAGATACATATTGTTTGTCACTTGCATGCACAAACCATTCTTGTCAAGTTACCTTGCTTGCTTTGGGAatcttattattcttttaattatgaCCACGCCCTGCATGCCCTGCATATATAAGCATTGTAAATTCATACAAGTAGTGATGTAGGTGATTAtctcatttataatattttctatacaatGTTAATTTCATCTTGCAACAACAGAAATTAAGCAGAACACATTTAGAATATTTTCTATACAATCTAATTAGattgattttccttttattgcTTCTCCATATTCACTCAACCAGCTAAGTAGGCCTACCCTAAAATTCATATCCACATATTCTAGATTTCTAGTGCAGAGGTTCCACCTGTTTCTATGACCTAGTTGACCAGAGATTTGCATCCCACGTTTTACACCGAAAACGATTCCAATTAAGCAAGCAGCACCTATCTGCATTTGTTGGGAAGATATtgcataaattttaataacGATAGATGTACCTTTTCAATCATCGTGGACAGAAATTATACACACACAACTGTATCAAATAAATAGAGAAATATGACttgtcaaaataaataaaataaaatatgatacacataagcataataaaaaaaaacaacatacgAAGTCATATCCACTAAATTCAAatatcaattatagatgaacatttagaaaagaaatacaaaaaagtgTTGCTGACCGACATGGAGCCAAGAATGAGCCCAATTTGACCTCAGAAACAGACCAAAACCCATAAATAGATACGTCCTTGTCCTTTGGTAGCTCCATATTAATGAAACTCATGGGGTCCTCATGACCTACACCTCCAACCATATTCTCTTCAATGCTGCCCCATAAAGGACCATTTCCATGCTTGTTTTCAGATTCAGCACTTCTTTTCTACAACATTCTCTATCCTCTCTCAAACTCTAGTCCTTAATTACAAGACCAGAAAACCAAAAACAAGCATGGAAATAGCCAAATGAGAATTGCCCAATActaaagaagaatggaaaaaaaaaattaaaagaaaaaaaaagctacaAAGTAACACATGAATCTTGGTTTGTGAAGATTGAGCAGGTATCTCCTTCAAACAAGGTTTCAACTAATGGTCCGACTGTAATTTTTGCTACAACATCAAGGTTTTTGAGTGTTAACGACCGTTAGGATATGACGATAATTGTGATCACATCGACTGTATTTATCCACAATTTCCAGCAATATCAGAGAACATATGTACACGACGGAACTGCGACCGtgactgcaatttaaaaccttgcctCAAAAGATTTTCTCTTTCTGCATGCCATAGTAGCTCTCTAGCCATTGATAAATAAATACTCaatcttcttgtggttgtgggAGTCCAAGAACTTGAATCACTTGATGAAGATTAAACTTGTGTTTAGAGCCATAAAGGTTACCAAGAAAGGTGACAGTTATAAACAGTGAAGAAAGAAGCAAAAGGGTGTGATGAAAGAAATTGGTTTATTGAAGCTGCTCATGCTGGTTGTAGAATAAAGATGGATAGATATACCTAAGGGTGTTAATAGTGGTGAAATCGGTATAATCAGTTGTGAAGTGGGTTTGGCCCAGAGGGAACTAGTCTCTTCTCTGCGCCAAATCTTGGGTCAattccattctcttgggaggGTGGAACAGCTTCGAATAATCTTTGATGGATTCTTTGGAGTTCAGTGCACAAGGAACGTGGGTTTCTCTTGGTAAAAGAATCACAGTAACGAAGGTGGTGGTGATGATGGTGGAGGGTGTTGCCTGAGGAAGTTGAAGGTGATGGAACCTTGCAATTGGCtgaagagaagaaaaggagaaaaaggaGGAGAAAGAGGATAATGAACCTGCCACATGTGGTTGAAGACAGAGAGCTCTTCATTTCTTAAACAGAGGAAAACAGGGGAGTGGaggggagggagaaaaagggaTGCTTGTTGTGAAGGGTTATGGGAAAAAGATGATGAGGTGAGGTGACTTTATGGAAATGAAAATTGAAGAAAGTATTATTAATGCGAAGCAAGAGACACATGAGGGTGTGTAATGACCGAGAAAACGGAGGGGGCCTCACTCAATTAATTTTTGGGGTTTTGATTTTGTGTATTTAGTCACCAATCACATCCATCATCAAAGGAGTCACGAAGTTTATATGTGTAGGAGGAGGTGGGATGGGGCGTGTGTGGATGAAGAATAATGGATTTTGCTGGCTGCATTAACGTGGAATGAAATTCAAAGGTTTGTGACTTCCACGGGTTAGCCACACACACAAAGGaagaaatagagagaaaaagggTATTTTAGGTTTTGATGCTTTTAATGAATGTTGTTATGTGTGGATGCTTGTGTTTGACTAGTTGGTGTTCATGACGTAaacacaaaatattttcttactatTAATTCCTATTGTTtgatttataaaacaaaacaaaaaaaaaacacaatgttCTACTAGAATAAAAAGGTGACTCTATTTCCATACATATTATCGAGATTATGGCACAAAGTCTTACAACAAAATCTgcagattttagtaattttaaaagagaggaaaaattatagtattttaGTATCAGTATGACGAGGAAGGCAGAAGTGAAACTCCCATAAGAAATTATTCGAGAATCAAGCTAAGAAAAGAATGTGAAgagttaaaataatattgatggATATACCAGGAGAGTAAAtattgaggattttttttttattgatgggtTTTAGACTTATGTTTATatgttttatctttatttatatagtattcaatttttttatttttatttacgtgtgactttatttcatatttatccTCCAACAAAATTCGGGGGATAAACACATAAGTGAACTTAACACTACACTTTAACTCAAAATTTTAAGACTTAGGTTTATGAGTCTTATCCTCACTTAGTGCTTAACCTTTTCATTCctacttcacctcacacttataCTCCAACAATCTTTCCCTAAATGCGAGTTTCTTTTACACGGTAGTCTCTCTTTCAAGTGGAAGTCATTTTTAATCCACTAGTATCCAATGGTGACCCTTAGAACTTAACCGTGACTGCTCCGATACTGCCTACTTTAGGGGTGttcaaaaccaaaccaaatcaaATTGTTTGCAAATCACCAAACCGAtccaacaaaatcaaaaatcacttaaatggaaaaaatcataaaataaaaaatctaaaaaaccgCATATTTTTTTgcggtttggtttgatttttgaaatttattataaaaaatcgaACCAAACTGAACAAACCACATATTATAATTACAttgatttttattgttataactaataataagtattaaataatttattactttttatttgcTTCAAGATGtatattttactttcatatGTTAAAAAGTATGTATTAATATTgctaaaaaatagtattaaatatcAAGTGATGCATAAATTACTATtatgttacaaaaataattgataatattattttatcttaatgctaaataaaagtgaaaataataatttttaactaaaatgtgttaaacaaaaatataataaaaataaaattcatttttaacattatataacatattataattatgtaagtttagttaataaacttaaattatgataatagattttaaaaaataaataaataacaaggtCAAATCGAACTAAACCGCACAAGATTGGTTTGATTCATATTTGATGTTATATTTAAATCGAATCAAATTGaacaacatttttattttatgtttggttCAAATGAATTTTTGTCTAAAAATTGAGCCTAACCATGCCGTGAACACTTCTACCCTAGCCATTGTCGCCAACATGTTCTAGTACCTTGTACCGCCGCAAAGCCTGGGGGACTTGCTGCCTCACCTCCATGCATGGATTCACTCGTCAGGAAGACTTTTTGAGACAAGGGATCCTCATGTCCATGGATCCACTGCCAATCCATCTTACTCGTCTGAACTGGTCACTAAATCAAATCATCGTctttgataccaattgttgtaCAATCGAGGGGAGTAAAAGATCGGAAAGATTTTTACCAATGAATCATAAACAACCATATAAGTGAACTTGACACTACACTTCAATTTAAAACCTTAAGTctcaattttataaatctttctatcacttatatggtgttcaACCTTTCAATTTTATCTCATTTAAGTCTTTACCTTCAATAAATGTAAATGTACTGTAGTGTGCTATTCTGAAAACAAGAAGTCTTAATGAACGTCTTAGTAAACGTTAAACTAGGTGCGGTATGGTGATCAAGATTGAGTGAAAATTGCAAGTCGATGCAAAGGtccctttttaaaatttttggtagatttaattttaaaggcGACACGAGAGACATGTAGATAAGGtaatattagatttaattttaaaggagttgtatttaatttaaaattaaattttaagtgatatgatttatattctaatgtttttattataaaaataagttaataataagtcttaatataaatattttacccAATGCAAAAGTTATTTAATGCAAGATTAGTtatggatttttaaaaaaattatttaacatgttattgatttaaataataCTGAACTTGAAtctcttaaataatattttgagtttAAGACTTACCAATGAAATAAATGTGATTAGAGAAAAGATATCACCaaaaagaagattttttataacaaaataaattattaataaaataacacaattatgataacaataataataatagatatgTATAATGCTAATGGCATCTGATGGGGTGACTACGGGGAGTATTGGTAGTAATGATATTAAAATGATGATAATAGTGATAATTAAATTGGCCATTGTGTACTATTGGATAATTACTATCATTATACACTATTTAACAATAGCAACTTTTCCTAACATCTATTTTCAGTTGAACCATCAATAATCCATCCAAActagattatattatatttttttctaaacgcCAACTTGTTTTTTTGCTGCTgttcaaaagaacaaaaacaattccAAATAGGAACAAAATCTCTATCATTTGCCAAATGCTTTCAGTAACACATTGATGTGGAAAATCTTGAAACATACAAATGAATCACaaacaataaatgaaaaaaattcaattgagCAACAGTTTAAGCCTATCATCTGTCACGCACTTCACCCTACTAATTTGCGTGCACGCTGGTTGGCACCTTTGACTCGAGAATTCAGCTCATCCACATCGTCAGCAAGATGATCAAGAGCTTTGTTTTGCCTGCAGTTATCACAGTACATTGAACATTAGTGAATCAAATAGTTCTCTCACATAACACAACTATAGAAAAAAAGATGTTTACAACATCCATATCTTTCATGACAATGACTGCTTCAGCATTCAAAATATTTGGATTCGGATAGTCTGTAGTCAATTTTCAAGCATTCACACATTTAGTAATTCTAAAACGTCTTATGAAGATTAGACggttcatattttaaaatctgaACCCTTTGATCTTCATCTTACGGCTATAAATCAAGTGACAGCGTGAATGCATGAAAATTTGACTACATTGAATCTGGTCCCGgtaatattttgttcatttgctCTTCATTGTTAAGATATCAATTGCTCCACTCAATAAACAAAACATGGTAACACCCAACAATAAACAGTGTAACACAAATTCATAATAGTAAGAATACTTATTGAAGTATAACAAACAACTTACTTGTCAAGTTCAGATCCCATGCTAATTGCCATACCCTTCAAATCACCCAAGATGTCACTTAGATCTTCCAGTGCATCGTCTTGTTTAGCTTTCTCATACTGTATTAGTAACACCAATGAAACAATACAATGAAAATGTTGCTTGAGAAACCAATACATAATGATAGGCATAACAGAAAAGCACTTACATCAACTTTCTGATAGGCATCGGATGATTCATTAGGAGGTGTGGTAGGGGCTGAGCGTCCCTTAGGCAAAGGAGCTAAGCCCAACTTCTCCCTGTCTTCCTTACTATGTACATTCTTTTTGGATGGCTTATCTGTTCACACACCACATTACATTATAGTATTGTTTGTTGCTTGGTCTATGGAAGAAAATGACCAAAATGTTGAGTTATAAAAATGAAGGGTGAGAAGAAAACCTGGTGTAATTATAGGGCCTTGGATTTCCCTGGTCTTCTTTGGCTTCCAGGGTTTGGAGAACATGCCCCCAAGATTGTTTAGGAGTTTTTCACCCTATTGATCAGAGTGTAAATTTTTGGAATTATAAAAACTGTTGGAAAGAAACACAAATGAAATCATAACATTCATTCGCATctacatttcaattttaatttttttttctagtataGTTCCATCTTCAAAGGGGTCTCTTAACTCATTCAGATAGCTTAGTATAGCATGAATCTCAATTCGCAACCATGATAGATTGTAATCACTAACTGTATTGGTCCATATCAAAACAACAACTGTAACCATAATTCAAAACCTTGGTGGCATCATAGGTATATACTATTATGGAGCAAAGTAACCTATGCTCTACCTGGGAAACCAATATCTATTTAAGATGTTCATCATTATCAGCAAAAGTATAATCAAAATGCCACAGAAGGGAAACAAGGCTGGATAGTTTTAATACATACAAAGGACAAAGCTTAGATGCAGTTTTCTAGGTGTTTTGGGTGTTATTCTCCAATCATAATTTGTGTTTTACCTAGTAATGCATGTAGTAAAGTATGTATTATAGATTAGTATAGGCTATTCGAGGTGAAACTCCAATTTTGATTATCTGTATTTAAGTTTAGTCCAAGTTGAAAATGGTAAAGGACATTGAAATGTTACCAAAATGCTTCTTACTAGAATATAAATAAACTTTTCATGATATCACTAAAAATAACCTAAACTTTGAACAAAAAGTTGAAGATAGAAATTAGACCAGATTCTCATACCCGGCTCAAATCCTTCTCAGTATCAACAACCATATTGTGAGTCCTGGTTATCTGCTCACCCTGCTGGTGCAACATGTCAAGGGTCCTTGTGGCATCCCCTCTGATGTCCTCAGCAATCCTCAAACAATTGTTGACACTCTTTGTTGTCTCCTCAGACTTGTACACTGCATAGTTTTCCAGCTCCTGAACACTTTGGTTCTCTAGCCCCCCAGAGTTGCTGAAACCATTCTTGTACCTGTCTTTGTCCTTTGATGCTGTGGATGAGGAAGGCTTCCTCCCCCAATCGTCGTCATCGTAGTCGAAATAGTTTCCTTTAGATTTTGGAACTGGCAGGACAGGTTCTGAAGCAGTTCTTTTTTCTGCAGTAAGGGTTGTCTTCTTATCTGATTCAGTTGGTGCTGGTGTTTTTCTAAACCCAAACATTTTCACCTTCTAGTACAAAtccaacaacttaaaaaagaaggaatttatgttattaacacaagtttaatttttatacacaaGTCTAAAGATTTTTACACACagtcaattaattaaaagtcgCCCTACATATAATAATCCACAAATAAATGacagtgtaaatttttttactctattcTAAGTAAATTCATTAGCATGTGACattacattaaaatattacATGACATGCACTTACCAAACCACAAAGATTGGTTTACTAAATCTGAAGGATTTAGGAAATATGAACCACAAATGCACACTtactaaagataaaaataaataaaaccaatctTAGTCAAATACATGAGGCAATTTTCTCAATTGTGGCTACtttgaagggaaaaaaatcaGAGCCAAAAATGGAATATTATGTCACAGAAGCACACTAGAACAAAGAGGGTAAGAAAAGAAAGACACATTGaaattcaggaaaaaaaaaatgaaccaagTTAACGTTTTGGTGCATACCGGAGCACCCACGATAACAATTGGatagtaaaatttattagaaataaaaataaaaaatcaacaatgaACTACATCTAACTTCCTAAAATCACTCGTTTACTTGCAGAAGAAGATAACAATAAAATCCCGTGCTTTCATGAACAAAAATGCTCATGCATTTTAAAAGTAAGACAAATGCagtaaaagaaaatcaaaatcttGGCAGAGAACAACAACAATCAAAACCAACATTTTAAAATGGTCTACGATTTCGGCCAGAATGTCAAGATTTTAAGAGTATCTGAAACCACAATGCGACCACAGTTGTAGCCGTATTGACTGCATTTTCGTACAATATCAAGAAATGTGACAAAACTGAGACTTCCACACCACAATTTAAATAAAGCATCATTTTGATCGAAACCATGAAGGAGAATGCAACCAGCCTTGTACAAAACAAGAAGTTGTATTTGAAATGATTAAACTAAGTAAGAcaatgcaataaaaaaatcaaaacaatgaaGAATGcaagtgaaaaatgaaaaaaattgagatggACACCTGGAATTTGAGGACAACAAGGTTATGTTATGGAATGTGGTACACAAACCCAAACGTGGTGATGGGTTTGCGTACAAGAGAGGAACAAGCAACAGAAAAGGAACAGGGGATGGTCGAAACAGAACACAAGAGACTGAGAATTGTGTTGGGTTCgttgaaaaatatgaaacagATTGAAAGGCACCGCGAAAAAACAGAGAGACCTATGTGCCGTTTCATCCATGAACCACCATTTGACAATTCTAGACCGTTGCATTGGGAAACTAACTAATAgccttttaattcttttttcctttcttaattcttactaaaaaaattgattggttGTTgtgtactttatttatttattttgagtaaTAGTTGCTTAATTGTTAGAGTTTAATAGTTATCCAAGTGTCTATCGTCAAtgtaaaaacttttttattcttgtttatttaagataatcattaaaaaattaataaacttatcatgtataataa contains:
- the LOC100804448 gene encoding putative SNAP25 homologous protein SNAP30 — translated: MFGFRKTPAPTESDKKTTLTAEKRTASEPVLPVPKSKGNYFDYDDDDWGRKPSSSTASKDKDRYKNGFSNSGGLENQSVQELENYAVYKSEETTKSVNNCLRIAEDIRGDATRTLDMLHQQGEQITRTHNMVVDTEKDLSRGEKLLNNLGGMFSKPWKPKKTREIQGPIITPDKPSKKNVHSKEDREKLGLAPLPKGRSAPTTPPNESSDAYQKVDYEKAKQDDALEDLSDILGDLKGMAISMGSELDKQNKALDHLADDVDELNSRVKGANQRARKLVG